The genomic interval AGCGGAGAGGTCGGGCAGGGCGGAAAGATCGCCGATCACTGCGCGTTGGCATTCCTGCGTGACCAGTGCCGTTCGGTCCGGGGAAATGAGTTCTTCGAGGTCGACGGGCATGCGATCTCCACACTAGCACGCCACCCATTTCATTTTTCAGCGCCAGTCGGGGACCAGGCCGAGGTCCAGGCATGGCTTTTGCGCGTGAACGGTCCCTCCGCGCCATTTCTTCGCTTCGGGATCACTCGACCGCACTCAGGCCTCGAAGGGACCCTTGCCCAGTTGCTCCCGGATCGGGACGAACTCCGGCATGAGCATGGCGCGGCGTTGCCAGTTGGCACCGTCGACGACCATCGTGTGCCCGCTGATGTAGGACGCGTAAGGGGAAGAGAGGAAAGTCGCGGCCCAGCCGAGTTCGTGTGGATAGCCGACTCGCTGCGCCGGACTCCGCGCGGCGTCGTTCTTGCGCCGCTCGGGGACGGAGCGGATGGCTTGCGCCTCGTCCTCGTGCGGGAACAGCCCGGGTACGAGGCAATTCACGCGAATTCCATAAGGCGCCCACTCGACGGCAAGCGACTCGGTCATGTTCTTGACCCCCGCCTTGGCTGCAGCGGAATGGGCAAACCCGGGCCCGCCCGTCCAAGCGTAGGACGCGCCGATGTTGATGATGCTCCCGGGAGAGTCGGCGGCGATCAAACGCCGGCCCAACTCGCGCGAGCAATTGAAGGTGCCGTT from bacterium carries:
- a CDS encoding SDR family oxidoreductase, whose protein sequence is MGLCEPPALGAAALPAGTYDGQVVVVTGGGTGLGKAIAVEFARLGAKIAILSRKEEHRAAGVAAVEATGARALAVECDIRNPENISAAFDALTEGLGAPGHLINNAAGNFPVPAEDMSPNAWRTVVDIVLNGTFNCSRELGRRLIAADSPGSIINIGASYAWTGGPGFAHSAAAKAGVKNMTESLAVEWAPYGIRVNCLVPGLFPHEDEAQAIRSVPERRKNDAARSPAQRVGYPHELGWAATFLSSPYASYISGHTMVVDGANWQRRAMLMPEFVPIREQLGKGPFEA